One Acidobacteriota bacterium DNA segment encodes these proteins:
- a CDS encoding isoprenylcysteine carboxylmethyltransferase family protein — MSRARGGRRRGAEYVSRGGQAAMIEGGGRGDVLKRLARWRVPLGFVSAVVVLWFARPTWRSLVTGGGIALVGQAVRVWAAGHLEKSREVTSSGPYRFTRHPLYVGSAVMGAGLAVAAAQVGLAVLIAAYLVTTFAIAIRSEEAFLASRFGGDYEAYRAGRLTNGRRFSWKRVLRTNREYRAVVGLVALFALLALKVGVRS, encoded by the coding sequence GTGTCGCGCGCGCGTGGCGGGCGTCGTCGAGGCGCGGAGTACGTCTCGCGCGGCGGGCAGGCGGCGATGATCGAGGGCGGCGGTCGCGGCGACGTGTTGAAGCGGCTCGCCCGGTGGCGGGTGCCGCTCGGCTTCGTGTCGGCCGTCGTGGTGCTGTGGTTCGCGCGGCCGACGTGGCGGTCGCTCGTGACTGGCGGCGGCATCGCGCTCGTCGGCCAGGCCGTCCGCGTCTGGGCGGCGGGCCATCTCGAGAAGAGTCGAGAGGTCACCTCGTCCGGGCCGTACCGGTTCACGCGCCATCCGCTCTACGTCGGGTCGGCGGTCATGGGGGCCGGGCTCGCCGTGGCTGCCGCGCAGGTCGGCCTCGCGGTGCTCATCGCGGCTTACCTGGTGACGACGTTCGCAATCGCGATCAGGTCGGAGGAGGCGTTTCTCGCGTCGCGCTTCGGCGGCGACTACGAGGCGTACCGGGCCGGACGCCTGACCAACGGCCGCCGCTTCAGCTGGAAGCGCGTGCTCCGGACCAATCGTGAGTATCGTGCCGTGGTGGGCCTCGTGGCGCTGTTTGCCCTCCTCGCGCTGAAGGTTGGGGTCAGGTCTTGA
- a CDS encoding ribbon-helix-helix protein, CopG family: MIRTQILLSPEQAEALRRTAAAEGRSMAELVRDAVDGWLRQHGEGRREGVARRSVAALGRFRSGVPDLGSAHDGHLDEAFGTSDASAAGRR, encoded by the coding sequence ATGATTCGCACTCAGATTCTTCTGTCGCCGGAACAAGCCGAGGCGCTTCGTCGAACGGCTGCGGCCGAGGGCCGCTCGATGGCTGAACTCGTGCGTGACGCGGTCGATGGCTGGTTGCGGCAGCATGGCGAGGGGCGTCGCGAGGGGGTGGCGCGTCGGAGCGTTGCGGCGCTAGGGCGGTTCCGCTCTGGCGTGCCCGACCTTGGTTCCGCTCACGATGGCCATCTCGATGAGGCGTTCGGCACATCGGACGCCTCCGCCGCAGGCCGGCGATGA